TTCTTACTGTTCTCGTGCTTGTTCTGTGGGCGTTGTCAGCTTCAGGTGTGCCGCTATTTACTAATCGCCTAGACTTACGTAAAGCATCGTGAGGTTGTAGTCGCGCTCCTCCATGGCGTCGTTGACGGCATCCACAAAGCGCGAGTAGTGCTTGCCGCACTGCGCAACGTAGTCGGTGCCAGCACTGGGCGCAGTTGGCACGTTGTTGCCCATGATCTGCGCGATCAGCTCAGAGGCTTCCTCCCCGTTATCCTCGAGTGGCTCGTTCTTATAGGGATCGGCCTTCATGATGAGGTTGATGTCGGCCTGTAGCGCAGCAAGCTGGGCTCTATAGTGGCTGTCGCGGTTGTCTGAGAAGGTGGCCATCATCTCAGACAGCTTCTCGGCCAGCATGTTGCGCCTCTTGTCGCGCTTCGAGGGTTGCGGCTGTGGGGAGgtggcagagtggccgagCGGGAAATTGTCCGCCGGCTCAGGGCTGCCATTACGGACCATGGCAAAGGTGAAGGGAGGCGGGCGTCTGGAAGGATGCGTGTGGAGGTCGAAGCTACAACAGGTGGTGCAAGCAGACACAGGCTTCGGCGCAGGCTTCGGCGCAAATGCTCCGGTTGGGGGAAGTGTATAGCGGGCGCGGAGTGGATAGTCGAGTGTGGTGACGGCAATTCGATACACGTGCGAGCTGCCAGCGCTTGGCTTCTGTGTTGCTACGATACAAAAAACATGTGACCAGCTGGCGGTGTGCTTGTCAAGGCGGTTTGCAAGAGTGAATTGTACCAGAAGCATCACGGCAGGGACCAACGAGCATCCGGCTAGCGCGCTTTTCCCATTCGCCGACCGCCGACATTCCCGACCGCCTTTCACCCTCAACACCTGCACACGAAACCAGACTCATCTTGCACACGTGCACTTGTGCGCTAACTGCGTCAGGCTACCCTGTCCATGCCCACTTTTGATGGAAAACTGTTGGCATTAACGCGTGCTTAGGTTCCTGCATGACATCACGTTGAGGCCCACGCTCCATCTGACATAACTGTGTTTATCATCTCTAGCCTTTCTCATCATTCTCAAAACTCCCAAGCCACATTCTGTTCCTGAATCTTGTTCCGGTATCCGGCACTTGATCGACACTGCACCCGCATCGCAGGGTGTGGGGGATACGATACGGCCAATACGAGATAGGGCCAATGGAGCCTCACCCAAGTCTACACACCTGTCCATAAGCAATTACAATCACCAGTCACTACCAAAAGCTATCAGAGTCGACGATACCGGATTGGGCAATGTCCACGATGCTCTACTGCCTTACTGCAAAAGTTTGCTGTTCGGTAGATGGTAGTTGTCGACGATCTATCTCGCTCTCGCATCAGCTTCGACCATAGTACTCTCTGCCGCCGGCGAGCTCGCGATAGAGTCTAAGCTCGAGATTGCTTCTTCTCCAGATGAGAGGCTTATCTGATCTACACTCTGCCAAGATATTACTTCTTCTGGTAGTCCTGTCGATCAGGCCCGCTTTTCCATTGCCTGTTCTGGCCGAGTATGCTCTATTCAGGCATTCCTCGAATGGCCATCGCTCCCGGTGCGGCGCAGAGATGAAGCATGCGTCGATCAGTATTATTGAATCTGTAATTACAAGCACACTGAGTCTGTGATTACTTGAGCTTCACAGCAATCTTGTTGAGCAACGACATCAGTGACACAAGCCCAGAGATAGGAGGGCCGGAACGCAGACATGGTCGTTCGATCAACAACGCCCTACGTGGGATATTCCGCAAAGCCAAAGGCAGTTCCAGCTGCAGAGCGTGGGACTACAGCATAGAGTCGCCGTGTCTTCCAAATCAAAATTGCACAACACTGCATCTCAAGGCTTGCAAAAGGTATAAGTATCTGAAGGCATTCCTCCCAAAGCACTCTTCATCTCTACAGCCTTCCATCACTTCATCCTCCAGCTTCTCAAAACCGCAATTTAACAACCTGAAACCTCTTTACAtcatcaacaccaacacaACCGCCACCATGCAGTTCTCACTTGCCACGATTACCGCTCTCCTGAGCCTGACATCCGCCGCCGCAATCACTGCGCGCTCCCCAACCACCGGCAGGCTCGTATCCCGCCAGGCATCTGTCTGCGGCGCGCTAGCAACACCCGTGTGTTGCCAGCTCGACATCTTGGGCGTTGCGAATTTGAACTGCGAGAACGGTACGTGAAACACCCTGGCCCCTCAAGCATAGCATAAGGAGAATCACCCAGTCCACGAAGATGAGAGAAATCATGGCTGATGCTCCTTAGCTGGTCCTGTTGAGACGACGGAAGATTTCACCGCTCTGTGCGCCGAAACGGGAACGAGCGCGCAGTGCTGCGCTTTGCCACTTGGTACTGACTCACTGCTTTGCACTGCTGCTTAGACGAATATGAACTGGCGCGTGGCATCCATGGTTACGATGACGCTGCTTGAAAGTCGTCGTAATCGAATCCCTCTGAGGCAAGGTAGTCCACAAATTGTATTCAGAGATTGCCAGTGTAGCCTAGACATAAGCACAATCGAGCGCAACCTGATTTAAATTTCTTATACCGCCACGCAAACACACTGACCGCATTCTGTATCATCCATGCCTCTCAGCGACTTCCAAGTCCATTACTGAACAAGCGATCCCCCCAGCCGCCGAATTGCTCGTCGAGAAAGCTGCCAACTCCACGTTAAGCGGCAACAAACCCGTCCTCCTGTAAGACCGAGTTTTATACTCGGCAAAGGTTTGACGATCCATAGAATTGTACTTGAACCCTTCTCGACAAAGACCTTCCACTGTACTGAGCGAAACACATAAGGACATGGTGACTCGGCGTTTTCAATTTCAATCCAAGGTGCCATGGGCAAATTCCGCTACCTCCTCGTTTCCTTGGACGTCGTTGGATTGTTTTGGTGAAGAGGGATGGAGTGCGCGATTTGGCGGTCACGGAATCGGACCTCGAAAGCATACGCGTGTTTGTGCTTCAGTCGAGTCACAGGCCAGGCAGACAGGCATGTCTTTTTTTCTGGTGTTGGGGTCTTTGCGCTTGTTGGTTCTGATGCCGCTTTTTGTGTTTGGTGGGAAGCGTGCAAGGGCATGAAGTCGTTGTCTCTGTCCCTTTGATACAATCAGATCTGTGAGGTTTTTGGAGATCTCTGTATTTTAGTAAGGCGATGGTTTTTTAAAGGAGAAGTGATAGTCGACTGTGCTTTCTGAGGAGTTACAAGGTTTCGATGCCGCAAAAATAGCTAAAGATGCGATATCTTAAGGGTTGAGAGAGCGTCGTGAGTTTCAAAAAGATGCTGCAGTAGGACGGCACAAAACTGGACTTGATACCTAGAGACACGTGCACCTGCAAACAGCACGAATATCAAGCAGCCGATTCAACTTTTGACAGCGCTATCCCATCCATACTTCGTCACTCCTCTCTGGCGACTACTTGCCTGATTTGCTGCCCCTCCCCTGTAGAATGAACAATTCTGTACTCGCGTTGCTGATAGTGCTTAGCTCTCTCGACGCACTCCTGCTTCTCCGGAAGCCACTGGCACTCATTCTctgtgctgctgctgcggccGGTGGTGTTGGCCGCCTCGGTAGCGGTTTGTTTACATCCATACTGCCCCATCTTGTTGTGTGTCGCGATGCAGAGCGCGAAAGGTGTGGCTGAGCAGTGATCGTAGTCGCGAAAGAGCTTTGCGTCAAGTGTAATGGTGAGCGGTGCAGTTCTGATGTTCGCACACTGTTCAAGCTGACAGTATGAGGTTTTAGTGTCTGTCTTGATGCGGATTGGTGAAGGTTTGCAGGCTGTATGTTGATACCAGCCTGGGCTGTTATTTGGCTCGCGAGTGGTATGGACAACCTTTTCAACGACTCTGACTGTTGCTTTGATTCTTCGTCATCTATCTGTCTTGCATGACTGTGTTGCCATCGACGCGGGTACTGGTTCGAGGAGTTGTTGGTCGTTCTGAAGTACTGCGGGAACAGTCTGTTCAGCATCGGTTTGCAACCGGGGAAACAGCCGCAAACAATGCCTACACAGCTCTCAGCAGACATTATGATAAAGGTTTCCGCGCCATGCCCTGATGTTGTTAGACCGTAAGCAGTGCCTTTGGGATACTTGCTCTTCGCTTACAAAAAACGTCGTATGAATGTAAGTAGATGTGGGTGTAGTATAAACGCGCAGCCCCAGCGATGCACACACTGGCCATCCGTAAGTATCGGCTGGAAGCCAGTTGATAAAGGACTCACATAACGCCGAACGAGAACATGCATATAAGCGTGACGCGCTGACGCAACGACACTTTCACGTTGAGAAGGTCTTTGGCTGGCCACAGGAAAATGAGAAAGTCGCTGAGAGTGTTCTGTACCGAGTGGAAATAGTAGATCGCTTTGATATTCAAGCATTTCGCCCTGCCAAGGTACTTGAAGATATTCCAGTAAGTACTTGCAGGCCTAAGGATTGCGTTAGTAGGTTAACTGAAAATCCCTGGACACAACAGCTTACGAGCATTGGAAGAGAGTGACAAAGAAGCAGGCCACATTCAATGAGACAGTGTAGCACAACATGATGCCGCAAAACCACTTGTTGAGCCTTGACGGAAAGATGCCTTTGGAGGTGTAAGCGTATGGTGGCAGTGATCTAAACTCAAGTTACATACGCAGGTATGTCAAGAAAATTGCGACCTTCATTAGCGTTACAATTGTTGTGAAAAGAAGCTGTGTTGTCATTCCCATCTGGCACGCCGTGAGCACAGACCATTCGACTTTTTCGGAATACATACTTGGGCAGCTTTCATAGAGGCATACAGGATCTGCGGGCGTATGTCCCCTGGTTGGGATCAGTGGTTGCGAATCAAGTGTTAACTTCGGTTGCATACAAAGGTGGTATCCCATCTGGTACTGGGGTAACATGGAGATGATAACCATGATGTTGTTCCCCACTGACATGACCTGGTTCTCCAGTAAAGGCTCCGTTGTCTCTCAAATGGCAGGTTCAAGACTTACAGCGGCCAGCAACATGATGCCATCGTCCCAACCGAGTGTCTTGGTTAAGACTGTGCGGCTGTAGAGGCGACAAGACATAAATACAACGACCAGTACCGTCATCGGCGTTATGATGCCAATGGCCAACGGCCTGCGAGTCGTGGGGTCGACATAATTGGGCTTCGGAAAGGACAGTAATTCTTCTGCTGTGGGAAACCTGGAAGTCATCCTGACGCGACGGGAGGTCGAAGTCTCATAATTGCGATTCTTCTGTTACATAAATAGAGGTATCACGAGCGTACAGTGACATCCGTGCCCGTTTCAACGTTCACTTGCAGGGTGTGGCTTGCCCTAAGATACGCGCCCAGGCCTTCGGGTGGAACGTACATGAGCATGCAGGGTGAGCCGCCTGCTCGAACTGGCCTCAGACCCGGGGAACGAAAGCAGGAATTTCACGAGCAAGACTGGTGACCGATTCGGTACTAGATTTCCATTGTCGGGGAAAGGTAGAACTTCATCGTTGTACAACACCTCAATGTATAGGTTTTGCGCAAGGCAGACGTCTATCAGGCAAGCGCCGGCTTTTCGTAAGTACACGGCAGAGGTTTGGAGACGCAACGCTAATCGAGAAACAGTCGACAGTACCGGTTCCGGGCTGGAAACGAATCGATGGCCTTAGTTTCCAGGAATATCCTCGTCTCGAGAACAACTGCCGACATGTCACCCACATGGCTGCACGGGCATTCAGCAACAGTCCACTTTGTGGCGCTGCGGGAGTCCCCGTTGCATGCTCAGATCTTTACCTTGATCGTATCCTTGGCCGAGCGATCCACCTCTCAACACCTATGCGCAACTTGCAAACATAATCCGTTCAGGTACCCACCTTGTCGAAAGCAAAGCGGACACGCCCGCTCGCCTTGTGAAACCCACCTTCCCAATCTGGGACAGCTGTACAGGGGCCGAATCTTGGGCGTAAAGTACTACTTGCCACTTGCAACCACATGCTAAATATATCAATTCTGAAGGAGCAACTTAAGTCGAGTAAGTGTTGTATGGGGTAAGAGATCCGGATTGTGGCATCTTTGTCGGCCTTTCCCGTGGGTTTTCCGCTTCTTGTTCATCCCCATTGAGCTTGGTGATGGCTGCCGAGAAAACGCCTCAAAGTATTCGGCAGTCTAGGATTGCAGAAGGAAACATGATGCGTCGCAAAGCAGTGTCTTGCTCTGTGACGAGAAGACAGATTGGTAGTGAAGCACCGAAGACGAGCACGCAGATGCGAGAACGGGAGCGCTCAACACAAGTGAAGTTGCAAAGAGTTCGCGAGCTGGGTTCTCAGCAATCCGTAAGTGCCCGTCGAAAACACGATGAACGATGATAGAACTCGCGATCGCCCAAGGCTTTGCACTAACGTTGATATGCGGCTCCATGCGTCTGCTCGATCACGGGTCAACAGCAACGACTCTTTGTCATCCTGAATTGCCACAGGCCCAGTATATTTCATCAAGACGTACCAGTCGATGCGTATTTGTGAAGAGGAAAGTGGGCGTGATGAAGACGAAGGCAGTAATGGCTTTGAGCCGCCATTTTGAGTGAAGGTCCGTGCACGACCTGCGCTTCCTCCTTTCATTACTGCCCATCGACACCAAGTGCAACCGGACCACCACCACTGTCTTTTGTTGGACCTACATTCTTCTGATATCATGAGTTTCTTggaagcgtagagcttcaGTTCTGCACCTGGGTTGCCCTCATCCAGCCCCTGTCAGCTTCGTTTCACTACGGCCGCCTGCAGCCTGGTCTCTCTATCAACTGTCAATTTTCCGCAGAAATCTCGTTTGCTATGAACTTAACTGAAAATTGAAATCCTACTGTGTTACCACATCGAAAATCACACTGCTTGCATTTTTACCATAAATTTAACACAGGCTCTTAGACCGAGCGTTGCATGCATCTCTACAAACCGAACACCATTCTCTTGCATCATGCTTCAGGACGACAGTAGGCGCGAGAGAGCTGAATTAAGCAAGGATAAAGAACAACCCTCGACCTCCAAGCTTGTTTCTGTCCCTCTCGTATCAGGCCGAGTCAAAAATGACCCTGTGCCGGAGCCCACTGACGTCAGAAGTTTACCTTCATCACCACCGTCAATAATTCCAGCCTCGTCAAAATACAACCTTCCGAAAAATGAACCGAGTACCCCGGAAAGCGCTTTTCCTGCGGCATACGACACCTTAAAAACATTCCCGTCGGCTATTGACCCCATTCCTGGGCTATCAAAGTCTCTTCTCGACGTGTATGCGAGACCATACGTCCCCTCCGAGCTGCGATCTATCAACGAAGAAGTGCCAGATGATGTAATTATCACCGAAAAGAAACACAAAATCGAGTTCGGAGCGTACTCTCGGAAGTTTGTTGGGTCGGAGTTTCTAAACTACCAACCATCTGTAGTTTACAAATGGCCTAAAGAAGAACCGCCGAAATCAACTGAGCTTACTGAGCAGTCATACATACAATGTTTCGCATCACTATTGCAGCAGGAAAATCTTGCAAGGGAACAAGAAAACGAGGGTTATGCATTGTACAAAGTCCCACTGCAAGCCATACCGAGCCTCGACGACCACTACCTTTGGGCTTTGTCTATCCCTGGGCTACGAGAAGATAGCCCACTTGTTGAGCTGGGCGATACTCTGCAAATTCGCCACCTATGGGTAGATCACACTGGCAATCTTGCCCCAGTACCCACACTGTTCCAAGCCGATAGCAAATCATATGTTGCCTACAAGTCTTGGACCGGTAAACAGTTTGATGCTTCTGTGTACAACGTCAGCAGGGTCATCGAGACTGCATACTTAAGGATAGACGGCCTTGCTCAACGTTCGCTGCACTATGGTCAAAATATCCTGCCAATAGCTGTAAATGTGGTCTTCCCACTCAAGCAGAATTTGCTAGCAGACCAGCGTAGAGCTTTACTATTTTGTGGCCGATGCCTCGAGGGAATTACCCAGTACCGGAAAGAGATTACGACTAACTTCAATGGGCCTTCCAAGTCCTCAACTGAGTCGCAATCTCTCCCAATACCCTCAGCCTCGCTCCTTACCTCTCAGAACGACTGGATTCGCAGGATGTTATTCCCAGCAGAAATTGACGGAGAGTTTCAAACACAGCTGAGAAGAGTTCCCCACCGAGCACTGTTCGACCACGCCATCAATTATGAGCAAGCTCAGGCTGTGGATTCGGTATGTGCTGTTGATTATGGAACTCTCCCCTTCATCATTAGTGGCCCACCTGGAACTGGAAAAACGAAAACGTTGGTAGAAGTCGCCATGCAGCTCCTGAATTCCACAGATGTTGCGCACATGCTAATATGTGCGCCTTCTGAAGCTGCAGCAGATACTCTGGCGATAAGGTTGAAGCAGTATCTCACTTCAAAACAACTTCTTCGATGCAACAGGCCAAACAGAGCTGAGAACGAAGTACCAAACGAACTGCTGCCATACTGCTACATGCAAGATGGCATGTTCTATTTACCACCATTCAAGGTACTCCTATCGTTCAACGTCGTGATCACATCGTGTCGCGATGCAGCCATGCTTGCAGAGTCCCGACTGGCAAACGCAGACCTCTGGAACATAGAGCAAGAGATGATGTCAGCTTTCCATCCTGAAGGCAAACCAACAATCCCTTCACTTCACTGGGGTGCCTTATTGCTCGACGAAGCTGCACAGGCAACTGAGGTCGACGTCCTACCAGCCATTAGCGTCGTCTGCCCGCCAGCTGCATACCCTCAAGATCATGTGCAGCCGCGCTTTGTCATGGCAGGTGATGAGAATCAACTCGGCCCACTCACCGCATCTCGCGACTCTAAGTTCTCCACCTCCCTCTTCGCACGCCTCCTCACCCGGCCTATTTTTTCTAACCATCTACTCTCTCGCTCCAAGATCAAACCTTCATTAAGTCCACCCGTACTCAAACGCTCCATGCTACCAATTCTCTATCCTCCTTTCACAAATCTAATCCGCAACTACCGCTCACACCCTGCAATCCTCAGCGTGCCCTCCTCACACTTCTACCACGACACCCTCATCCCAGGAGCGCCTCTCTGCAACACACCTCTCCAGGCATCTTCCTTCTGGCGTGGTCGCATGTGGCCTGTTCTCTACATACCACACACCGGCCACGACGAAATCGAGCGCGACAACGGCGGGTGGTACAACATCAGCGAAGCGCGACTCGCGTGTTCCATTGCGCAAAAACTGGTCTTCGAGTCCGGTGTGCTGCAGCCAGATATCTGCATCATGTCGCCGTTCGCGGCACAGGTCAAGCTCTTGCGCTCCATAATCAGGAGCGAGCGCTACGCCGGCGGGATAGGGTTGTGGGACGTGAACATCGGGCCCGTAGAGGCGTTCCAGGGGCTGGAGAAGAGGGTTGTGATTATCTgtacgacgaggacgaggcaGAGGTTCGTTGAGCGCGATGTGAAGATAGGGGCGGGGCTGGTCGAGCAGAAGAGGAAGATGAACGTGGCATTGACGAGGGCAAAAGAGGCATTGTTCGTTATTGGGAGTCCGGAGGTGTTGGGTGCGGATGAGCACTGGCGTGCTTGGATGACCTTTTGTTCAAGGAATGGGTTAGTGGATGACTCGCAGCAGGTGTGGAAAGACAGAGAGCTGTACAAAAATGAAAAGGTTGGCGTGTTAGAGCGTGCTTTGATCGCTCAAGCGGATGGACTGCGCGAGAAGCAGTGGCCATCTTTAGGTGCAGCTGCGGCTGGCTACGACATAGATGGAGGAGAGTACGAAGCTTGGGCTGAGGGCTTGCGGCAGGCATTGGACGAAGAGGTCGATCAAGAAGAGTATGACGACGAGGCAGATGGCACGCTGGAAGAGAACGGAGAGATCAAGTGAAGACTCACACAGCGCTCGAGCAAACATAAGGGAACAGTCTAGACACACGCAATGCCGAAACCAATGCATGTTTATACTTCACACACAGTACAAGGGGGGTGCCTAAACAGAGTAGAAATACGAACCGCTTGCACTGAGCATCTAGTGATCTTTTACAAGAAGAAAACCCCGGCTGCGGCAACTTGTATTTCTActccgttcaggcacccccctTGTATACCTAAACATACGATCATCCACACAAAGATAGTCTACACCGCACAAAACCTAGCCCACCGCAAAGCAAGCGAAAGAGCGAAAGCTCGCCCCACCAAAAAGAAAGAACCTTGCTCTCCAAATCACTACTCCTCGCGTTCAGGTGGGTAGACAGACGACAGAAAAACAAAAAAGCGACGTTGGCAGGATTCGAACCTACGCTCCCAAGGGAAACAGATTTCAAGTCTGTCGCGATAACCACTCCGCCACAACGCCGAATGTTTCGATAAATATTACTCCAGTAAAATAGAATATATAATCATTTAACATCGAGAGCTTGACGGTTCACCCGTGTCGAAAGGATGTACAGAGAGCAAGGGACCGAGTGGGGCCGCGGGGCCGCGGGACCGTGCTTAAGGCTGTAGAGACGTGCATGAGAAGTGACATGGTGATGTTATTCTTGTATCGTACAGGTCGTGCAGAGATGTTTGTTCTATGAGGTGCACAAACCGAGAAAAGGGGTGTGATGGTTCTAGGGAGAGTCGTTCGATTATTGCGCCTCAATTTGAGCAAATGGTGTAACGCCTTCTTCTTAAAACGCCTGCATCCTCTACATTGAGATGAGTAAAATATAACACCTGCCATCTACACAAGAGACGTAGGAGAACATATGTCGACATCCTCAACGTTGTAGTCAAGTTGATCCTTCTCGGACGCTCACTGCTGCGGCGCTAGCCCAGCGTTAGCAATCTCTGTGGCAAAGTACAAATCCATGTCCATGTCAAAAGCCAACTCGTTATCGTCCCACGCCATACTCGGCGCACTCACATCCATGGCGCTCGTACTGGCAGAGCTGATTGGTATCGAGGGCTCCAAGCCCGCACTTGTGGCTGGGTTCTGGAATTCCGTTGGGAGCTGGTCCCAGGTGGGGAGGGGGAAGTCGTCCAATGCCATGCTCACATCGGCAAGGTGTAGACATTCGGTGTCGATGCAATTCTGCTCTGTGATAGGCGCCATAGCCATAGTCGACGCGCGACGTGATGCCGTTGTGGTCGGTGATGCGGAAGTGGATCCTGTCAGGCCAGGCACGCTTGGTGACTGAGTAGAGAGTTGGCGCGCCTGCCCATACATAGACAGTATGCCTGACAACGAGCACTCAAATGCCAGTCGTTGATCGGGGTCGGTCGCGGGCAAGTCTAGAACGTTGAAGTTGGCAAGGTTAAAGCTGGGATCTAGTTGCGCAGTGGAATTCAGACCGAGATCTTCGTAGACGTCGTGGTGTGCATTGATACCTGCGAAGATTAGCATAACACTTGAATTGTATGTGTTGATGATATGTGTACCTGATACTTGGATGTTATCGCCGATACCGTGCGCCTTCTTGAAGAGGCTGAGCCACTCCGGGTTATCGGCTGCGGTTTGGTTCCATGGATCGTCAGGCTCGCCGTACAAGATTCTACGAGCCTCTACTTGTAACATTTCGTCCGTGACTGTGCCAGTACCTTGCTCTTCAGCGTGCTTGCGAGCAAACTGTCCTAGGCGCAGCGTCAGGATTTCCCAGCAAGTTGCGCTGGGCTGGTTCTCCAGCGAGTCAGAGGAGTAGTCTTTGACTGTGGTGTTCTGTAGTACAATAGGGTGCACATTCTGCCCATTGCTTCGGTAGGCATCGGAAAGGTTGGTTGTGGGTAGGAGGTACTCAAGGTCTTTGCTCCCAAGCATTAAA
The Ascochyta rabiei chromosome 9, complete sequence DNA segment above includes these coding regions:
- a CDS encoding RNA helicase, producing MLQDDSRRERAELSKDKEQPSTSKLVSVPLVSGRVKNDPVPEPTDVRSLPSSPPSIIPASSKYNLPKNEPSTPESAFPAAYDTLKTFPSAIDPIPGLSKSLLDVYARPYVPSELRSINEEVPDDVIITEKKHKIEFGAYSRKFVGSEFLNYQPSVVYKWPKEEPPKSTELTEQSYIQCFASLLQQENLAREQENEGYALYKVPLQAIPSLDDHYLWALSIPGLREDSPLVELGDTLQIRHLWVDHTGNLAPVPTLFQADSKSYVAYKSWTGKQFDASVYNVSRVIETAYLRIDGLAQRSLHYGQNILPIAVNVVFPLKQNLLADQRRALLFCGRCLEGITQYRKEITTNFNGPSKSSTESQSLPIPSASLLTSQNDWIRRMLFPAEIDGEFQTQLRRVPHRALFDHAINYEQAQAVDSVCAVDYGTLPFIISGPPGTGKTKTLVEVAMQLLNSTDVAHMLICAPSEAAADTLAIRLKQYLTSKQLLRCNRPNRAENEVPNELLPYCYMQDGMFYLPPFKVLLSFNVVITSCRDAAMLAESRLANADLWNIEQEMMSAFHPEGKPTIPSLHWGALLLDEAAQATEVDVLPAISVVCPPAAYPQDHVQPRFVMAGDENQLGPLTASRDSKFSTSLFARLLTRPIFSNHLLSRSKIKPSLSPPVLKRSMLPILYPPFTNLIRNYRSHPAILSVPSSHFYHDTLIPGAPLCNTPLQASSFWRGRMWPVLYIPHTGHDEIERDNGGWYNISEARLACSIAQKLVFESGVLQPDICIMSPFAAQVKLLRSIIRSERYAGGIGLWDVNIGPVEAFQGLEKRVVIICTTRTRQRFVERDVKIGAGLVEQKRKMNVALTRAKEALFVIGSPEVLGADEHWRAWMTFCSRNGLVDDSQQVWKDRELYKNEKVGVLERALIAQADGLREKQWPSLGAAAAGYDIDGGEYEAWAEGLRQALDEEVDQEEYDDEADGTLEENGEIK